The window CGAGTCCGACGAATCCGACGAACCCGTCGACGAGCGACGGCGAGACCTTCGCATCTCGCTCGTCCACGACCACCTGCCGCGGCTCGCCGATCACGGGATCGTCGGCTGGGACCGCGACCGGAACGCCGTCGACCTCCACGAAGAGACCCCGCTGCCGTCGGCGTCACTGTCGGCGCTGGTCGAGACCGCCGAGGACGAGGCAGCCGTTCTCGAGCGTGTGACCGACCCGATCCGGCTCCGGCTGGTCGACGACCTCGCCGATAGCAGCCAGCCGCTGTCGGTCGAGCAACTCGCCGCTACCCTCGTCTCCCAGGACGGTACCGTCGGCATGGACCGTGCGAAGATCGCCCTGCACCACTCCCACCTGCCCGCCCTCGAGGAGGCCGGCGTCCTCGAGTACGACCTCGAGTCGGGTCTGGTATCGCTCGCGGACGACGTCCCGACGCTGTTCGGGTAGCGACGGTTCAGTCCGTTCGGCGATAGCTGTCCCGTTTTCTTCTCTATCACCGTCGCTCTCCACGCTCCGCGCTCCGCTCTCCGCTCTCCGCCCTCCGGTCTTCGGCGACCGGATCCTGCGTCCACCCGTCTTCACAGAACTTCAAGGCGGATGCCACGGGGCTTGACCCCCAGGCTGTTGACGCCCGGCAGAGGGAAACGCGTTTTAGGAACCGGTCGGATGTAGTGAACATGACCGATCTGGGCGATTTCGGCGAGTTCGACGCCGACTCCGAGGCGAGCGACGGCGACTCGCAGGGGTCGACACCCCCCGACGGGAGTCACGAAGGGACGACCGAAAGCGGGACGACGGCCTCGACCTCGGTCTCGGCGACCGACACGACCGACCAGGACGACGGGTTCGAAACTGCCGACGTCGAACCCCACGGCGAGGACGTCGGTATCGGCGCGATCTGTGTCTCACAGGGCTTGCGCATCGCCGAGGACGGCGACGAAACCACGCTCCGGGCGTACATCACCCGCGATAACCGCTCCGAGATCCGGATCGGGAGCTACCTCGTCGCCCCCTACCCCGACGGAGGGGCTGCCGCCGGCGGGAGCGCGTCCGGCGAGACGCTGTTCTGTCGCATCACCGCCCTCGAGTACGCCCAGCAGTACCACGCCGACGACGCGACGGAGATCCACGCCCGCCGGGCGATGCGCACCGACGAGGTCGAGGAGGCGGACTACAAGTTCGTCGCAGAACTCGAGCCGGTCGCGATCCTCTACGAGGACAGCGCGGAGCCACGCTCCGCGGAGGACTCGAGCGGCCGGAGCCCGCGAGAGGGAGGCGAACTCAAACGCCGGATGACCGACCGCGTGCCGAAACCCCAGACCGTCGTCCGGCAGGCGACCGACTCCGAGCAGATCAAGACGGGCCTGAAGATACCCGAGGACGGCGTCTTCCTTGGTCACCTCTCGGTCGGCGGCGAGAAGGTGAAGACCGCGGCCTCGCCGCCGACGATCGACTACCGGCT of the Halobiforma lacisalsi AJ5 genome contains:
- a CDS encoding DUF7344 domain-containing protein; the encoded protein is MSSDAHRGGATGHHPLDDVPTEHYELLRDPRRVRLLEVLEERSEAGATPSPTELAAALLERETDESDESDEPVDERRRDLRISLVHDHLPRLADHGIVGWDRDRNAVDLHEETPLPSASLSALVETAEDEAAVLERVTDPIRLRLVDDLADSSQPLSVEQLAATLVSQDGTVGMDRAKIALHHSHLPALEEAGVLEYDLESGLVSLADDVPTLFG